A genomic segment from Salvia splendens isolate huo1 chromosome 13, SspV2, whole genome shotgun sequence encodes:
- the LOC121761154 gene encoding probable protein phosphatase 2C 25 — MSSCTVVLSKSPVFSPSSTSSSSSPRLAWFNKPSCRLRGFAGAESSPLLKRKRPARLDIPVVAAPERESPAPPMAPEVDEVEGDGYSVCCKRGRKDVMEDRFSATLSLQSDQKQAFFGVFDGHGGVSAAEFAAKNLEKNILNELEKSNGIEVAVKNGYLTTDSEFLNKDVRGGACSVTALIKNGNLVASNAGDCRAILSRGGSVEALTSDHRPGFREDERERIEKLGGFVEERNGVWRVLGSLAVSRSIGDRYLKQWITAEPETKVIRLEPDHEFLVLASDGLWDKVNNQEAVDIARPLCIDVEKAQVLAACRKLVDLAVSRGAVDDISVMVVNLGGFC, encoded by the exons atgtCATCTTGCACAGTTGTACTGTCGAAATCGCCGGTCTTCTCTCCATCATCAACATCATCGTCTTCATCTCCTCGCCTCGCTTGGTTCAACAAGCCGAGTTGCCGCCTCAGGGGGTTTGCCGGCGCCGAATCATCGCCTCTCTTGAAGAGGAAGAGGCCCGCGAGGCTTGATATTCCGGTGGTTGCGGCGCCGGAGAGGGAGTCGCCGGCGCCGCCGATGGCTCCAGAAGTGGATGAGGTGGAGGGAGATGGCTATTCAGTTTGTTGCAAGAGAGGGAGGAAGGATGTGATGGAGGATCGTTTCTCTGCAACTCTTTCCCTTCAATCCGATCAAAAGCAG GCCTTTTTTGGTGTGTTTGATGGGCATGGAGGCGTTAGTGCAGCAGAGTTTGCAGCTAAGAACTTGGAAAAGAACATATTAAATGAACTCGAAAAAAGCAACGGAATTGAGGTGGCTGTGAAGAATGGATACCTTACCACAGATTCCGAATTCCTAAACAAAGATGTTAGAGGTGGAGCCTGCAGTGTAACGGCGCTGATCAAGAACGGCAATCTCGTAGCGTCCAACGCAGGCGACTGCCGTGCAATTCTCAGCAGAGGCGGCTCCGTGGAGGCCCTCACCTCCGATCACCGCCCTGGCTTCCGCGAAGACGAGAGGGAAAGAATTGAAAAGCTG GGTGGTTTTGTGGAAGAGCGTAACGGTGTTTGGAGAGTCCTGGGATCATTAGCAGTTTCTAGAAGCATCGGAGATCGATATCTTAAGCAATGGATCACAGCAGAGCCTGAGACTAAAGTGATCAGACTTGAACCAGATCATGAATTTCTTGTCCTAGCTTCTGATGGATTGTGGGACAAG gTGAATAATCAAGAAGCTGTAGATATTGCACGCCCTCTTTGCATAGATGTGGAAAAGGCTCAGGTTTTGGCAGCTTGTAGGAAGCTTGTTGATCTTGCTGTTTCAAGAGGGGCTGTTGATGATATTAGTGTGATGGTTGTTAACCTTGGAGGATTTTGTTAA
- the LOC121763069 gene encoding uncharacterized protein LOC121763069, translating into MESGKKPETLEEGFWDSNLSQDELFCSEVLEDGSLVGCLSELNDKCVADACSSPNGSRNLELPRLFGNDGVDGVAGYDRMSEVSLYGYSNEQMLVPLHGNDVRYNDFPVFKEELTFSGNDGDQSAKVEEYVGKIGDTLHCDEPFRNGEFEAPMVTCDDVLHPHEPGSPTKIEVSGNSINLFVEVFGPLGGISDDGLDHPMQYTSGESDFKHDFLPNENGTLSNGNRYWRSMYEKEEDIIGEREHTYDNGDIVWIRTKTQSWWPGMVCYPSPAPRDMAKLRCLVKYYGTPSIVWCDNADLRPFVEYFEQISGQNNSRVFFNSVERAVCEIGFRVRFKMTCPCFAKDNQPLDSQWSLKTKEENFMSKQKASLFDDVSLSQFQPATFVAEIRDLARSVRVPGKIELMVMKSRLSPLYRSIGHFELPLQLLRSDVNDENHMNTFGDGGHSLEANGGNVTKTRTYRKKKNPDDKLTSSDKGMESRKRKKSRYLSYPYVDAIKGGEKEDLAQSSGLEGSCSGMDSRKRGTNKPSKEQHIVSKADDISACSAELLAELSSSGRDCSYISRSKYSDSLKRFYCSFRMFAFVDAYIASEVGGDQPVLVLEAGEQVEGSKVLKKLKKQKDSTASAKESVENAVDGNQKAKDIVVRKRGRKKEQVTNSVEQMTGIRVVKESENQEANLAPGSLENANTASAKESVENAGNQKVKDIVVRKRGRKKKEQVVEQMTGIRVGKEFENQEANLAPGSLENANKTENLLAKQKTNEEREKSTPAGLQSVQNPLPNIYPKSPWMISFHQACSNLFKSSKTPQKWVGSNPRLVDTNSIPILPDMNGIHPGFPVVHIPAGVPTSNVVTPMDHIPVGIPTSNLVTPLPEQKIKMEELVSPTINGLHHINSASDSSSKDVPLTFQNTSANNGVNDIHQGLKGDFTAQAPNPVTMSSFIQHSLQMGSFLSSGNPKPRKRKRKEETACQVAPSIPDLNGNVLDTAPLGTATSEGSHVPPDGQSQRKRRNKNESGESDGGSVLLNFAPGSVPLKETLVATFSRFGLLKESEIEFASDNSVKIIYERSSYARFAFRSLEKSHPFGESLLNFSLDSSMPDPPKMKIKTSPQLQTFVPVHVGACKNRTTKVGEAPDIALIKQNVEKMKSTLEKAGSNLSPEMRDKLEKEIKGFLEKISSVTGSSY; encoded by the coding sequence ATGGAAAGTGGGAAGAAGCCAGAAACCCTAGAAGAGGGTTTCTGGGATTCGAATTTGAGTcaggatgaattattttgtagTGAAGTCCTAGAAGATGGGAGCCTCGTTGGTTGTTTAAGTGAATTAAATGATAAGTGTGTGGCTGATGCTTGTAGTAGTCCAAATGGATCAAGAAATCTTGAACTACCAAGGCTATTCGGTAATGATGGGGTTGATGGTGTTGCTGGATATGATAGGATGAGTGAAGTGTCCCTGTATGGTTATTCTAATGAACAGATGTTGGTTCCATTGCACGGGAATGATGTGCGCTATAATGATTTTCCGGTGTTCAAAGAGGAGTTGACATTTAGTGGGAATGACGGGGATCAGAGTGCCAAGGTTGAGGAATATGTGGGAAAAATAGGTGACACTTTACATTGTGATGAACCTTTTCGCAATGGTGAGTTTGAGGCTCCCATGGTGACGTGTGATGATGTGTTGCACCCTCATGAGCCCGGATCGCCAACAAAGATAGAAGTTTCTGGAAACAGCATTAATTTGTTTGTGGAAGTTTTTGGTCCCTTGGGTGGAATTTCTGATGATGGTTTGGACCACCCTATGCAATACACATCCGGGGAGAGTGACTTCAAGCACGATTTCTTGCCCAATGAAAATGGCACCCTCTCTAATGGTAATAGATATTGGAGGTCCATGTATGAAAAGGAAGAAGACATTATTGGTGAACGCGAACACACGTATGATAATGGTGATATTGTATGGATTAGAACCAAAACCCAATCATGGTGGCCAGGTATGGTATGCTATCCTTCGCCAGCTCCGAGAGATATGGCAAAGCTCAGATGCCTTGTTAAATACTATGGCACCCCAAGTATTGTTTGGTGTGACAATGCTGATTTAAGGCCTTTTGTTGAGTACTTTGAACAGATTTCAGGCCAAAATAACTCCAGAGTCTTTTTTAATTCAGTTGAGAGGGCTGTATGTGAGATTGGGTTCCGTGTGCGGTTTAAGATGACTTGCCCGTGCTTTGCAAAGGACAATCAACCACTTGATTCCCAGTGGTCCTTgaaaactaaagaagaaaatttTATGTCAAAGCAGAAAGCAAGCCTGTTTGATGATGTGTCGTTATCTCAGTTCCAGCCTGCAACATTTGTTGCAGAAATCAGGGATCTTGCCCGATCCGTACGTGTACCTGGTAAAATTGAATTGATGGTCATGAAGAGTCGTTTGTCACCATTATATCGTTCCATTGGCCATTTTGAGTTGCCTCTGCAGCTGCTCAGGTCAGACGTGAATGATGAAAACCATATGAATACATTTGGAGATGGTGGACACTCTTTGGAAGCCAATGGTGGCAATGTTACTAAAACCAGGACGTATAGGAAGAAGAAGAATCCTGATGATAAATTAACGTCCTCAGATAAAGGCATGGAATCGCGGAAAAGGAAGAAGAGCAGATATTTATCTTATCCATATGTGGATGCGATCAAGGGAGGGGAAAAAGAGGATCTGGCGCAAAGTTCCGGCCTAGAGGGTAGTTGCAGTGGCATGGATTCACGGAAGAGAGGTACAAACAAACCTTCCAAGGAACAGCATATAGTCAGCAAAGCAGATGACATTAGTGCTTGTTCTGCCGAATTGCTTGCTGAACTTTCCTCTTCAGGTCGTGATTGTTCTTATATAAGCAGAAGTAAATATTCCGATTCACTCAAAAGGTTCTACTGTAGTTTCAGAATGTTTGCCTTTGTAGATGCTTATATTGCCTCCGAGGTTGGTGGGGACCAGCCAGTACTAGTTCTTGAAGCTGGCGAGCAGGTGGAAGGAAGTAAAGTgttgaaaaaattgaagaaacagAAAGACAGCACCGCATCTGCCAAAGAGAGTGTAGAGAATGCTGTAGATGGAAATCAGAAAGCGAAAGATATTGTTGTTCGAAAGAGGGGTAGGAAAAAGGAGCAAGTGACTAATTCTGTAGAACAGATGACAGGTATTCGAGTTGTGAAAGAATCTGAGAACCAAGAAGCAAATCTTGCACCGGGTAGTTTAGAAAATGCCAACACTGCATCTGCGAAAGAGAGTGTAGAGAATGCTGGGAATCAGAAAGTGAAAGATATTGTTGTTCGAAAGAGGGGTAGGAAAAAGAAGGAGCAAGTTGTAGAACAGATGACAGGTATTCGAGTTGGGAAAGAATTTGAGAACCAAGAAGCGAATCTTGCACCGGGCAGTTTAGAAAATGCCAATAAAACAGAAAATCTGCTAGCAAAACAGAAGACTAacgaagagagagaaaaaagcaCACCAGCAGGTTTGCAGTCTGTACAGAATCCTTTGCCAAACATTTACCCGAAAAGCCCATGGATGATTAGCTTCCATCAGGCTTGCTCAAATCTATTCAAAAGCAGCAAAACTCCCCAAAAGTGGGTCGGGTCAAATCCTAGGCTAGTTGATACAAACTCAATTCCTATATTACCAGATATGAATGGAATCCATCCAGGCTTTCCCGTTGTTCATATACCGGCTGGAGTGCCTACTTCAAATGTAGTTACTCCCATGGATCATATACCGGTTGGAATACCTACTTCAAATCTAGTTACTCCTTTACCAGAACAGAAGATTAAGATGGAAGAGTTAGTCTCTCCTACCATAAATGGTCTTCACCACATAAACTCTGCCTCAGATTCATCATCCAAGGATGTGCCACTGACCTTCCAAAACACCTCGGCCAATAATGGGGTGAATGACATTCATCAAGGTCTAAAGGGGGACTTTACAGCCCAAGCACCGAATCCTGTTACAATGAGCTCATTTATTCAGCACTCACTTCAGATGGGAAGCTTTCTCTCTTCTGGTAATCCCAAACCTAGGAAACGAAAGAGAAAAGAGGAGACCGCTTGTCAAGTAGCTCCAAGTATTCCGGATTTGAATGGTAATGTTTTGGATACAGCCCCCTTAGGAACAGCCACATCCGAGGGGAGTCATGTTCCACCTGATGGTCAATCTCAGAGGAAGAGGCGAAATAAAAACGAGAGTGGTGAATCGGATGGTGGCAGTGTTCTTCTAAACTTTGCCCCAGGAAGCGTGCCTCTCAAAGAAACGTTGGTAGCAACATTTTCCAGGTTCGGATTGTTGAAGGAATCTGAGATCGAGTTTGCAAGTGATAATAGCGTCAAGATTATATATGAGAGAAGCTCTTATGCTAGATTTGCATTTCGGAGTTTGGAGAAGAGCCACCCATTTGGAGAATCACTCCTCAATTTCAGTCTTGACAGCAGCATGCCAGATCCCCCAAAGATGAAGATTAAAACTAGTCCGCAGCTGCAAACCTTTGTGCCTGTGCATGTGGGTGCGTGCAAGAACCGAACCACCAAGGTTGGAGAAGCGCCTGACATCGCTCTCATAAAGCAGAACGTGGAAAAGATGAAATCGACTCTGGAGAAAGCGGGCAGTAATCTTTCTCCGGAGATGAGAGATAAGTTGGAGAAGGAGATCAAAGGTTTTCTTGAGAAAATCAGCTCTGTGACAGGCTCTTCCTACTAA
- the LOC121760233 gene encoding dof zinc finger protein DOF5.6-like — protein sequence MGITSLQVCMDSSDDWLQGTISEDGGTGLESSSPITTPTGGGDDMLACSRPLIERRLRPQHEQSLKCPRCDSTHTKFCYYNNYSLSQPRYFCKTCRRYWTKGGTLRNIPVGGGCRKNKKPSSKKPSSSANSPSPSPLQPSAAMSPHLPYGSTDLHLAFPDQLHFHASANALYGANPSYMLDNPTPIDFMDNKYEALLGGSGGGHDAYNINPGEGYAAGMPPLFSQFGFDHGNHNVLERLMLPYDNQLDIVESKPNSKILSLEWHDHQHHHHQQQQQQQQQHQQQQACNSDAGKDSFGYGFGSWTGLMNAYGSSATNPLV from the exons ATGGGCATTACCTCTCTTCAAGTTTGCATGGATTCCTCTGATGACTGGTTGCAG GGAACAATTTCTGAGGACGGCGGCACAGGGTTGGAATCTTCCTCACCAATCACTACACCAaccggcggcggcgacgacatGCTAGCGTGCAGCCGGCCGCTGATCGAGCGGCGCCTCCGGCCGCAGCACGAGCAGTCCCTGAAATGCCCGCGCTGCGACTCCACACACACCAAATTCTGCTACTACAACAACTACAGCCTCTCCCAGCCTCGCTACTTCTGCAAGACCTGCCGCCGCTACTGGACCAAAGGCGGCACCCTCCGCAACATCCCCGTCGGCGGCGGCTGCCGCAAAAACAAAAAACCCTCCTCCAAGAAGCCCTCCTCGTCCGCCAACTCCCCCTCTCCCTCCCCTCTCCAGCCCAGCGCCGCCATGTCTCCCCACCTCCCCTACGGCTCCACCGACCTTCACCTCGCCTTCCCCGACCAGCTCCACTTCCACGCCTCCGCCAACGCATTGTACGGCGCAAACCCTTCCTACATGCTTGACAATCCCACTCCAATTGATTTCATGGACAACAAATATGAAGCCCTTTtaggcggcagcggcggtggccaTGATGCCTACAATATCAACCCCGGCGAGGGCTACGCCGCTGGAATGCCGCCCCTCTTCTCCCAGTTCGGATTCGATCACGGCAACCATAATGTGCTAGAGAGGCTCATGCTGCCCTACGATAATCAGCTCGACATCGTTGAGTCCAAGCCTAATTCCAAGATTTTGTCGCTGGAATGGCACgatcatcagcatcatcatcatcagcagcagcagcaacaacaacaacaacatcaacaGCAGCAGGCTTGTAACTCGGATGCAGGGAAGGATTCGTTTGGTTATGGTTTCGGGTCGTGGACCGGGTTGATGAATGCATACGGCTCATCCGCAACGAATCCATTAGTTTAA